GTACCGCGAAAGTGCCCGGATGCCATAAGTACCCAGGAACTCCTTCTCGTCGAGCATGCGAGATAAGATGCGACGCAACCGCTCGGGGTTAACTAACGTCATGAGACCACGGTTGCCGTAGCCCAGACCGGAGTACACATTCTGCAGCAGTTCCGGCATGCGACGGCTCCGCTCGTTGAACAGATTCATCGCCGCCGGCGCTCGCTCGCGCATCCAGGGTTCGCTGACGCTCGTAGCACACAGCGGCAGCAGGCCCACAACCGATCGCACTTTGAGGCGGGTCGCACTCCCGTCGGGAAGCCTCAGCACGTCGTAGAAAAAGCCGTCCTCCTCATCCCACAGGCCGTCCGGGCCAACGTGATTGATGGCGTGGGCGATCCAGAGGATGTGGTCGATGAACTTGGCGGCGAGGTCGTCATAGCTCGGGTCGTGGACGGCGATTTCGACCGCCAGCTCCAGCATGTTCTGGCTGAAGAACGCCATCCAGGCTGTGCCGTCGGCCTGTTCGAGATGGCCCCCGGTTGGCAATGGCTTCGATCGGTCGAAGACCCCGATGTTATCCAGGCCGAGGAAGCCGCCTTCAAAGACGTTTTTCCCGAACCGGTCCTTGCGGTTCACCCACCAGGTGAAGTTGGCCAGGAGCTTACCGAACGAGCGCTTGAGAAACGCAAGATCTCCCTCGCCCCGCTGGGCCTGTTCGTTCCGGTACAGCGCGAGCGTGGCCCAGGCATGCACCGGAGGGTTCACGTCGCTGAAGTTCCACTCGTAGGCCGGGATCTGTCCGCTCGGATGGATATACATTTGCCCCAGCATCAGGTCGAGCTGCTGTTTCGCGAAATCGATGTCGACCGTGGACAGCGCGATCGTATGAAAGGCCAAGTCCCAGGCCGCATACCACGGGTACTCCCACTTGTCGGGCATGGAGATGATATCATCGTTGACCATGTGTCCCCACTCATGGTTTCGCACGGAGCTGCTCGCGTTGGCGAAGGAGTCGGATCCGTGCTCCTTGAGCCACGGGTCAACGTCGAACAGGTAATACTGCTTTGACCAGAGCATCCCGGCGAGTGCCTGGCGCATCACCCGGGCTTCGTCTTCGGTCGACTTGGCAGGGATGATGGTGCGATAAAACTCGTCCGCTTCGTTGCGGCGGTTCTCGAATACGCTCTCAAACCCGGCGAACGGGTCCTTCGAGTCTCCCGGAGCGGAGTCGGTGAGCCGAAGGCGCAACACAACCGTCTTTCCGGCTTTCACCTTCAGCGCATGATGCGCCGCCAGTTTGGTGCCAGTGCCGGCCGGGTTTACCGCCTCCCGACGGCCATGGACCAGGTATTCGTCAAACGCGTCCTTGACATAGGGAGTGGCGTTGGGCTGACCATACAGACGCTGGGTATTCGTCTCGTTCTCTGTGAACAGGAGCGGTGCGGCACCATCGACGCATAGCCACCGTGAGCCCAGCTCAGGATGGGTCGCCTTGACGACTCGAATGCCCTTGCGTGCCTTGATCTCGCGCAGGTCAGGCTTCGGCGTCTGGGCAGCGCTCGCCCACGTGTTGCGGAACCAGAGCGTGGGCAGGGCGTGCAGCGCCGCCGCTTCCGGTCCCCGGTTGGTCACCGTAATCCGGATGAGCACGTCCTCGTGGGTCACCTTGGCGTACTCGACGCCGACGTCGAAGTAGCGATCGTTCGCGAAGACGCCGGTGTCTAGCAGCTCATACTCAGGCTCAAGACGCGAGCTACCCTTATTCGTCTTCACGAGATCGTCGTACGGGTAGGCTCGATGCGGGTACTTGTAGAGCCATTTCATGTAGGAGTGCGTGGGCGTGGAATCGAGGTAGAAGTAGTACTCCTTGACGTCTTCGCCGTGGTTGCCCTCGCTGCCCGTCAAGCCGAAGAGCCTCTCCTTGAGGATCGGGTCGTTACCGTTCCAGAGGGCAAGGGCAAAACAGAGTCGCTGTTTCTCGTCAGAGAACCCGGCCAGCCCGTCTTCACCCGAGCGGTACGCGCGGGACCGGGCGTGATCGTGGGGAAAGTAGCTCCAGGCGTCGCCGTCTTTGCTGTAGTCCTCGCGGACCGTGCCCCACTGTCGTTCGCTCAGGTAAGGTCCCCACTTTCGCCACGGGACGCCCTTTCCGACCTCAGCAAGGCGTTTCTGCTCTGCGTTTATCCGGGTCTTCGTCATTTCACGTCTCCATTGCGCTCTGCCGTGCTTGCTCCGTGGCTCCTGCGTACATGCTTACTCATGGGCTCTCTATCTCGGCAGCGCTCTGCACGGCCGCCGGTTGGGAAGCGCCGGCGCGACGGCTGAACCAAGTCGCCCCGAGGAATGAGAAGGTCGCCTGCATCAGCACCCCGAGCGCGACCATGACGATCGCGCGCTGGTCCACGTCACGAACGGCAAACAACGGTGCAAAGGCGGCCCCGAGATTGCGAGTGGCCATGCCCAGGGCCAAGACGCTTTTCTGACTCTGGGGCAGGCCAAAGCTGAGGAAGTAGGGACCGGCCGTTGCCGCGGAGAAGAACAGGACCTGTGCGCCGATCGCATAACTGCCGACCGCTCCGATGAACCCTTTGCCGTATATGACCAGGCAGAGCACCAGCATCAGGATGGTGTCGATCCCCGTCGTCTTCTTGACGAATGGTTGCAGCCGGGCAGCGAGGGGCGCCGAGGCCCGTTGAAGCGCGATCCCGATTGCCAGGGGCACGAGCAAGAAGAACACCAGCGGCTTCGCGATGGTCCAGGCGCCGGCGGTTAGACCCATGACCATCACCGGCACCGCAAGTGGCATGTACACGACCGTGACCACTGAGGCCAGCAGCATGAAGGCCGCCGCGTAGGCCATGTCGCCGCGGGCCTTGTCCACCATCGGCGGGAGGAACGGCGCGCACGGCACCATCCCCAGCAGGATCAGGCCAATTGCATATGGCTGCTCCAGCGGGACGACCTTCGTGAGCAAGTAGGCCAGGGCCGGGCACAGCACAAACCCCCACAGCACGCTCAGGACGACAAAACGCACATTTCGCAGGCCCCCAAGGGC
The genomic region above belongs to Phycisphaerae bacterium and contains:
- a CDS encoding glucosidase, encoding MTKTRINAEQKRLAEVGKGVPWRKWGPYLSERQWGTVREDYSKDGDAWSYFPHDHARSRAYRSGEDGLAGFSDEKQRLCFALALWNGNDPILKERLFGLTGSEGNHGEDVKEYYFYLDSTPTHSYMKWLYKYPHRAYPYDDLVKTNKGSSRLEPEYELLDTGVFANDRYFDVGVEYAKVTHEDVLIRITVTNRGPEAAALHALPTLWFRNTWASAAQTPKPDLREIKARKGIRVVKATHPELGSRWLCVDGAAPLLFTENETNTQRLYGQPNATPYVKDAFDEYLVHGRREAVNPAGTGTKLAAHHALKVKAGKTVVLRLRLTDSAPGDSKDPFAGFESVFENRRNEADEFYRTIIPAKSTEDEARVMRQALAGMLWSKQYYLFDVDPWLKEHGSDSFANASSSVRNHEWGHMVNDDIISMPDKWEYPWYAAWDLAFHTIALSTVDIDFAKQQLDLMLGQMYIHPSGQIPAYEWNFSDVNPPVHAWATLALYRNEQAQRGEGDLAFLKRSFGKLLANFTWWVNRKDRFGKNVFEGGFLGLDNIGVFDRSKPLPTGGHLEQADGTAWMAFFSQNMLELAVEIAVHDPSYDDLAAKFIDHILWIAHAINHVGPDGLWDEEDGFFYDVLRLPDGSATRLKVRSVVGLLPLCATSVSEPWMRERAPAAMNLFNERSRRMPELLQNVYSGLGYGNRGLMTLVNPERLRRILSRMLDEKEFLGTYGIRALSRYHLDHPYVFNAQGQEYRVNYLPGDSDSGMFGGNSNWRGPIWMPVNMLLVRALLSFYSFYGDTFKVECPTGSSRQMNLFEVAREISTRLIGIFLRDAKGRRPVFGNLEKFQTDPHWRDCILFHEYFHGDSGAGIGASHQTGWSGLVATLIELFRSLDAAQVLEQGKKAVFVRKGTQSDPK
- a CDS encoding bile acid:sodium symporter codes for the protein MMATLEIALKVTLVLFMVGNLLDMGLRLKLREALGGLRNVRFVVLSVLWGFVLCPALAYLLTKVVPLEQPYAIGLILLGMVPCAPFLPPMVDKARGDMAYAAAFMLLASVVTVVYMPLAVPVMVMGLTAGAWTIAKPLVFFLLVPLAIGIALQRASAPLAARLQPFVKKTTGIDTILMLVLCLVIYGKGFIGAVGSYAIGAQVLFFSAATAGPYFLSFGLPQSQKSVLALGMATRNLGAAFAPLFAVRDVDQRAIVMVALGVLMQATFSFLGATWFSRRAGASQPAAVQSAAEIESP